The following proteins are co-located in the Castanea sativa cultivar Marrone di Chiusa Pesio chromosome 8, ASM4071231v1 genome:
- the LOC142606871 gene encoding cytokinin riboside 5'-monophosphate phosphoribohydrolase LOG1, which translates to MEREKEMKQSKFKRICVFCGSSPGKKSSYRDAAIELGTELVSRNIDLVYGGGSIGLMGLISQAVYNGGRHVIGVIPKTLMPREITGETVGEVKAVADMHQRKAEMARQSDAFIALPGGYGTLEELLEVITWAQLGIHDKPVGLLNVDGYYNSLLSFIDKAVEEGFVSPSARHIIVSAPTAMELVKKLEEYFPRHEGVASKLNWEIEQLGYTPKCEISM; encoded by the exons atggagagggagaaagaaatgAAGCAATCAAAGTTTAAGAGGATTTGTGTGTTCTGTGGGAGTAGCCCTGGAAAGAAAAGCAGTTATAGGGATGCTGCTATTGAGCTTGGAACAGAGTTG GTTTCAAGGAATATTGACCTGGTTTATGGAGGAGGGAGCATTGGTTTGATGGGTTTGATTTCCCAAGCTGTCTATAATGGCGGTCGCCATGTAATTGG AGTTATACCCAAGACACTCATGCCTAGAGAG ATAACTGGAGAAACAGTGGGAGAAGTGAAGGCAGTAGCAGACATGCACCAAAGGAAGGCTGAGATGGCTAGGCAGTCTGATGCCTTCATTGCCTTACCTG GCGGTTACGGGACTCTTGAAGAGCTTCTTGAAGTGATAACTTGGGCCCAACTTGGCATCCATGATAAACcg GTGGGATTGTTGAATGTGGATGGATATTACAACTCCTTGTTGTCATTCATCGACAAAGCTGTAGAGGAAGGCTTCGTTAGTCCAAGTGCACGCCATATTATTGTATCTGCACCGACAGCAATGGAGCTAGTGAAAAAATTGGAG GAATATTTTCCGCGCCATGAAGGAGTTGCTTCAAAGCTAAACTGGGAGATTGAACAGTTAGGTTACACTCCAAAATGCGAAATCTCAATGTGA